The Urocitellus parryii isolate mUroPar1 chromosome 6, mUroPar1.hap1, whole genome shotgun sequence genome includes a window with the following:
- the Cep170b gene encoding centrosomal protein of 170 kDa protein B isoform X1 has product MSVTSWFLVSSSGTRHRLPRELIFVGRDECELMLQSRSVDKQHAVINYDQDRDEHWVKDLGSLNGTFVNDVRIPDQKYVTLKLNDVIRFGYDSNMYVLERVQHRVPEEALKHEKYTSQLQVSVKGPAPKKGEALPEHTPYCESLHPRPEKGDRRPGAEAVAYRTPLYGQPSWWGEDDSGTTPEDRRQEEPCPERPKEAAQRDGELDGFRAPVEPQGYSLRREPSYFEIPTKEAPQPTRPPETPVHEVPTKDEEGGGGAAPVVQSHASFTIEFDAGSPGKLKIKDHITKFSLRQRRPPSKEPTPVEAVSAETKVADWLVQNDPSLLRRPGPGDDRHSTKSDLPIHTRTLKGHKHEDGTQSDSEDPLGKAATGAGAPAEGSGEQVRLQRQIKRDPQELLHNQQAFVIEFFDEDTPRKKRSQSFTHTPAGEPKPDRRRGPGTADRERPGAPTRTAGSGSGPQRASSLKREKTEERLGSTSPAPRAPARPFGSVGRRSRLAQDFMAQCLRESSPSTRPGPEKVPPVLPGPLTPRGASPVGPPTPPPPPTDPQLTKARRQEEEDSLSDAGTYTIETEAQDREVEEARKMIDQVFGVFESPELSRVSAATFRPVIKGDREESSDEGVAQRMALLQEFASRPPGLAPQVEHQGLLVPGSPGAQKWVSRWASLADSYSDPGLPDDGPGPRAGEAEGSLPARTRRLLPRLPGDRVASPAGHEAARRSGPGPPDLGREPASYPVGQEDLEPDSLSDASGSDGVPEPGAEQLEGRRRGPREGPAGARRSPRTPGEPAPTSFFIGGQSREATSSQKPHVAPGEVQGPGRAAQTSPPASDGLYVSTSGRMVIQLRTGPSPEPHSPCLPPPKEAVAFVRQESFTKEPASSCPAPGKLPHISSHPLLQDLAAARASRMDCHSQDTHLILKETESALAALEARLLSKSAEEEGEGDSTPRPPEDSLSGDSDVDTASTVSLLSGKNGPSPTTPQPRGRQEKLPSPPAVPDPGGATQSSTREQLSEKQQHSPGPADLGCGEPPRRLAARRGHGPRGSLDWPDDERGSGLTHPPSSDLVISNHETPEATGAGRAGPRRKPVAPPPSPAAREEQNRSSTSAQKVHQALTRSNSLSTPRPTRASRLRRARLGDTSDTEAMDSERGAPANPELASRPAPEQTKKLSRLDILAMPRKRAGSFTGPSDSETAPARAGFSGRSAELYSTSRKPTMAEARAAARKAAATATATPAGSRQPFSRARPGSARYSSNARRRQQGSDYTSTSEEEYGSHHGSPRHSRSHASTATQTPRASGAGRARPRAPGLRDTDDEEEPDPYGFIVQTAEIAEIARLSQTLVKDVAILAQEIHDVAGDGDSLGSPGPTRSPSLGNVPSTPASTISAREELVQRIPEASLNFQKVPPGSMNSRDFDQNMNDNREGALANKTRPRSREEVIFDNLMLNPVSQLSHAIRENTEHLAEKMKILFQNTGRAWEDLEARINAENEVPILKTSNKEISSILKELRRVQKQLEVINAIVDPSGNLDLLTGNRICTSSGQPGLGKGWTAAQSPSTPTSVETLLPALPLRSFPQRANCGPPGLPEPAFLPDAERFLI; this is encoded by the exons ATGAGCGTCACGTCGTGGTTTCTGGTGAGCAGCAGCGGCACCCGCCACCGGCTACCACGCGAGCTGATCTTCGTGGGACGTGATGAATGTGAGCTCATGTTGCAG TCACGCAGCGTGGACAAGCAGCATGCCGTCATCAACTATGACCAGGACCGCGACGAGCACTGGGTGAAGGACCTGGGCAGCCTCAATGGG ACATTTGTGAATGATGTGCGCATCCCAGATCAGAAGTATGTCACGCTGAAGCTCAATGATGTAATCCGCTTTGGCTACGAT TCTAACATGTACGTGCTAGAGCGTGTGCAGCACCGTGTTCCTGAGGAGGCACTCAAG CATGAGAAGTACACCAGCCAGCTGCAGGTGAGCGTCAAGGGCCCAGCACCCAAGAAAGGCGAGGCACTGCCCGAGCACACACCCTACTGCGAGTCCTTGCATCCCAGGCCGGAGAAGGGGGACCGGAGACCTGGAGCAG AGGCAGTGGCCTACCGCACACCGCTCTATGGGCAGCCCTCCTGGTGGGGTGAGGACGACAGTGGCACGACACCTGAGGACCGGCGCCAGGAGGAACCCTGCCCAG AGCGTCCCAAGGAGGCGGCCCAGCGGGATGGAGAGCTGGATGGCTTCCGTGCGCCTGTGGAGCCCCAGGGCTACTCGCTCCGGCGGGAGCCCAGCTACTTCGAGATCCCCACGAAGGAGGCCCCGCAGCCCACACGGCCCCCAGAGACGCCTGTGCACGAGGTGCCCACGAAGGACGAGGAGGGGGGTGGGGGCGCGGCCCCTGTGGTGCAGAGCCACGCCTCCTTCACCATTGAGTTCGACGCCGGCAGCCCAGGCAAGCTGAAGATCAAGGATCACATCACCAAGTTCTCCCTGCGGCAGCGGAGGCCGCCCAGCAAGGAGCCCACGCCTGTGGAGGCCGTCTCGGCGGAGACCAAGGTGGCCGACTGGCTGGTGCAGAATGACCCCAGCCTACTGCGCCGGCCCGGCCCCGGGGATGACCGCCACAGCACCAAGAGTGACCTGCCCATCCACACCCGCACCCTGAAGG GCCACAAGCATGAGGACGGCACGCAGAGCGACTCCGAGGACCCCTTGGGGAAGGCGGCCACGGGGGCCGGGGCCCCAGCCGAGGGCTCCGGGGAGCAGGTGCGGCTGCAGAGGCAGATCAAGCGGGACCCGCAGGAACTGCTGCACAACCAGCAGGCCTTTGTCATCGAGTTCTTTGACGAGGACACGCCCCGCAAGAAGCGCTCTCAGTCCTTCACACACACGCCTGCCGGGGAGCCCAAGCCCGACAGGCGCCGAGGCCCGGGCACTGCCGACAGGGAGCGCCCGGGTGCTCCCACCCGCACGGCAGGCAGCGGCTCGGGACCACAGAGGGCCAGCTCACTCAAACGGGAGAAGACTGAGGAGCGGCTGGGCAGCACCTCGCCCGCCCCCCGGGCACCTGCCCGCCCCTTCGGCAGCGTGGGGCGCCGCTCCCGCCTGGCCCAGGACTTCATGGCCCAGTGTCTGCGGGAGAGCTCCCCATCCACCAGGCCTGGCCCCGAGAAGGTGCCCCCAGTGCTGCCTGGCCCCCTGACACCCCGAGGGGCCAGCCCCGTGGGACCCCCAACacccccaccacctcccacagACCCCCAGCTCACCAAGGCACgcagacaggaggaggaggacagcctCAGCGATGCGGGCACCTACACCATCGAGACAGAGGCCCAggacagggaggtggaggaggcccGCAAAATGATTGACCAG GTATTTGGGGTATTCGAGTCTCCCGAACTCTCCAGGGTGTCAGCGGCCACCTTTCGCCCAGTCATCAAAGGGGACAGAGAGGAGTCCAGTGATGAGGGTGTGGCCCAGCGCATGGCATTGCTGCAGGAGTTTGCCTCCCGGCCACCAGGCTTGGCACCCCAGGTGGAGCACCAG GGCCTCCTGGTTCCGGGCTCCCCTGGGGCTCAGAAGTGGGTGTCTCGCTGGGCCAGCCTGGCCGACAGCTACTCAGACCCAGGTCTGCCAG ACGACGGCCCTGGGCCCAGGGCTGGAGAAGCCGAGGGGTCCCTGCCTGCACGCACGCGGCGACTGCTCCCACGGCTACCAGGCGACAGGGTTGCCAGTCCTGCAGGTCACGAGGCTGCCAGAAGGAGTGGGCCCGGGCCACCTGACCTGGGCAGAGAGCCGGCCAGCTACCCCGTGGGACAGGAGGACCTGGAGCCCGACAGCCTGAGTGATGCCAGTGGGTCGGACGGGGTCCCAGAGCCAGGCGCGGAGCAGCTGGAGGGGAGGCGCAGAGGCCCCCGGGAGGGGCCAGCTGGGGCGCGGCGCTCACCCAGGACTCCTGGGGAGCCGGCCCCCACATCTTTCTTCATTGGAGGCCAGAGCAGGGAGGCCACTTCCTCCCAGAAGCCGCATGTGGCTCCTGGGGAGGTGCAGGGCCCTGGTCGGGCAGCCCAGACCAGCCCCCCAGCCAGCGATGGTCTCTATGTCAGTACCAGCGGGAGGATGGTCATCCAGCTGCGCACTGGGCCGTCCCCAGAGCCCCACAGCCCCTGCCTGCCCCCTCCCAAGGAAGCCGTGGCCTTTGTGCGGCAGGAAAGCTTCACCAAGGAGCCGGCCAGCAGCTGCCCTGCACCTGGCAAGCTCCCGCACATCTCCAGTCACCCCCTCCTGCAGGACCTGGCTGCagcccgggcctcacgcatggaCTGCCACTCGCAGGACACCCACCTGATCTTGAAGGAGACCGAGTCAGCCCTGGCAGCCCTGGAGGCACGATTGCTCTCCAAGTCtgcagaggaagagggggagggggacagcacccccaggcccccagaggaCTCCTTGTCTGGGGACTCAGATGTGGACACAGCCAGCACCGTCAGCCTGCTCAGTGGCAAGAATGGACCCAGTCCAACAACCCCCCAGCCCCGAGGGCGACAGGAGAAGCTGCCTTCCCCCCCAGCAGTGCCAGACCCTGGGGGTGCCACCCAGAGCAGCACCCGGGAACAGCTGTCCGAGAAGCAGCAGCACTCACCAGGCCCAGCAGACCTGGGCTGCGGGGAGCCCCCAAGACGCCTGGCTGCACGGCGGGGCCATGGGCCCCGAGGTTCCCTGGATTGGCCTGATGATGAGCGGGGCTCTggcctcacccacccacccagctcAGACTTGGTCATCTCCAACCATGAGACCCCAGAGGCCACCGGGGCAGGTCGGGCAGGACCTCGTCGGAAGCCAGTGGCCCCCCCGCCATCGCCCGCTGCTCGGGAAGAGCAGAACCGCAGCTCCACCAGTGCCCAGAAGGTACATCAGGCACTGACCCGCTCCAACAGCCTGTCCACCCCCCGGCCCACTCGGGCCTCCCGCCTGAGACGAGCCCGACTGGGGGACACCTCAGACACCGAGGCCATGGACAGTGAACGGGGGGCCCCGGCCAATCCCGAGCTGGCCAGCCGGCCAGCTCCTGAGCAGACCAAGAAGCTGTCGCGCTTGGACATCCTGGCCATGCCCCGGAAGCGGGCAGGCTCCTTCACCGGGCCCAGCGACTCTGAGACAGCCCCGGCCCGCGCAGGCTTTTCCGGCCGCAGTGCCGAGCTGTACTCCACCAGCCGCAAGCCCACCATGGCCGAAGCCCGCGCCGCTGCCAGGAAGGCCGCCGCCACTGCCACCGCCACCCCTGCGGGCTCCCGTCAGCCCTTCAGCCGGGCTCGCCCAGGCAGCGCCAGATACTCTTCCA ACGCGCGTCGCCGGCAGCAGGGCTCAGACTACACGTCCACCTCCGAGGAGGAGTACGGCTCCCACCACGGCTCCCCCAGACACTCGCGCTCCCACGCCTCAACAGCCACGCAGACCCCCCGGGCCAGCGGTGCTGGCCGTGCTCGCCCCCGGGCCCCCGGCCTCCGGGACACTGATGACGAGGAGGAGCCTGACCCCTATGGTTTCATCGTGCAGACAGCAGAGATCGCGGAGATAGCCAG GCTAAGCCAGACTCTGGTGAAGGACGTGGCTATTTTGGCCCAGGAGATCCATGACGTAGCTGGAGACGGTGACTCGCTGGGCTCACCAGGGCCCACCCGCAGTCCTTCTCTTGGGAATGTGCCCAGCACCCCCGCCTCAACCATCTCCGCCCGGGAGGAG CTGGTGCAGCGCATCccagaggccagcctcaacttCCAGAAGGTGCCACCTGGCTCCATGAACTCTCGGGACTTCGACCAGAACATGAACGACAACCGAGAGGGTGCCCTGGCCAACAAGACGCGGCCTCGGAGCCGCGAGGAG GTGATCTTCGATAACCTGATGCTGAATCCTGTGTCCCAGCTGTCACATGCCATCCGTGAGAACACGGAGCATCTTGCTGAGAAGATGAA GATCCTGTTCCAGAACACGGGCCGGGCATGGGAGGACCTGGAGGCCAGGATCAACGCCGAGAATGAGGTGCCCATCTTGAAGACGTCAAACAAG GAGATCAGCTCCATCCTGAAGGAACTGCGGAGAGTGCAGAAGCAGCTGGAAG TCATCAATGCCATCGTGGACCCCAGTGGGAACCTGGACCTGCTCACGGGAAACAGAATTTGCACAAGCTCGGGGCAGCCCGGGCTCGGGAAGGGCTGGACAGCAGCCCAGAGCCCGTCCACGCCCACCTCAGTGGAGACCTTGTTGCCAGCCCTGCCCCTAAGGAGCTTCCCACAGCGGGCCAACTGTGGGCCCCCCGGCCTCCCGGAGCCTGCCTTCCTCCCCGATGCAGAGAGGTTCCTGATCTAG
- the Cep170b gene encoding centrosomal protein of 170 kDa protein B isoform X2 codes for MSVTSWFLVSSSGTRHRLPRELIFVGRDECELMLQSRSVDKQHAVINYDQDRDEHWVKDLGSLNGTFVNDVRIPDQKYVTLKLNDVIRFGYDSNMYVLERVQHRVPEEALKHEKYTSQLQVSVKGPAPKKGEALPEHTPYCESLHPRPEKGDRRPGAEAVAYRTPLYGQPSWWGEDDSGTTPEDRRQEEPCPERPKEAAQRDGELDGFRAPVEPQGYSLRREPSYFEIPTKEAPQPTRPPETPVHEVPTKDEEGGGGAAPVVQSHASFTIEFDAGSPGKLKIKDHITKFSLRQRRPPSKEPTPVEAVSAETKVADWLVQNDPSLLRRPGPGDDRHSTKSDLPIHTRTLKGHKHEDGTQSDSEDPLGKAATGAGAPAEGSGEQVRLQRQIKRDPQELLHNQQAFVIEFFDEDTPRKKRSQSFTHTPAGEPKPDRRRGPGTADRERPGAPTRTAGSGSGPQRASSLKREKTEERLGSTSPAPRAPARPFGSVGRRSRLAQDFMAQCLRESSPSTRPGPEKVPPVLPGPLTPRGASPVGPPTPPPPPTDPQLTKARRQEEEDSLSDAGTYTIETEAQDREVEEARKMIDQVFGVFESPELSRVSAATFRPVIKGDREESSDEGVAQRMALLQEFASRPPGLAPQGLLVPGSPGAQKWVSRWASLADSYSDPGLPDDGPGPRAGEAEGSLPARTRRLLPRLPGDRVASPAGHEAARRSGPGPPDLGREPASYPVGQEDLEPDSLSDASGSDGVPEPGAEQLEGRRRGPREGPAGARRSPRTPGEPAPTSFFIGGQSREATSSQKPHVAPGEVQGPGRAAQTSPPASDGLYVSTSGRMVIQLRTGPSPEPHSPCLPPPKEAVAFVRQESFTKEPASSCPAPGKLPHISSHPLLQDLAAARASRMDCHSQDTHLILKETESALAALEARLLSKSAEEEGEGDSTPRPPEDSLSGDSDVDTASTVSLLSGKNGPSPTTPQPRGRQEKLPSPPAVPDPGGATQSSTREQLSEKQQHSPGPADLGCGEPPRRLAARRGHGPRGSLDWPDDERGSGLTHPPSSDLVISNHETPEATGAGRAGPRRKPVAPPPSPAAREEQNRSSTSAQKVHQALTRSNSLSTPRPTRASRLRRARLGDTSDTEAMDSERGAPANPELASRPAPEQTKKLSRLDILAMPRKRAGSFTGPSDSETAPARAGFSGRSAELYSTSRKPTMAEARAAARKAAATATATPAGSRQPFSRARPGSARYSSNARRRQQGSDYTSTSEEEYGSHHGSPRHSRSHASTATQTPRASGAGRARPRAPGLRDTDDEEEPDPYGFIVQTAEIAEIARLSQTLVKDVAILAQEIHDVAGDGDSLGSPGPTRSPSLGNVPSTPASTISAREELVQRIPEASLNFQKVPPGSMNSRDFDQNMNDNREGALANKTRPRSREEVIFDNLMLNPVSQLSHAIRENTEHLAEKMKILFQNTGRAWEDLEARINAENEVPILKTSNKEISSILKELRRVQKQLEVINAIVDPSGNLDLLTGNRICTSSGQPGLGKGWTAAQSPSTPTSVETLLPALPLRSFPQRANCGPPGLPEPAFLPDAERFLI; via the exons ATGAGCGTCACGTCGTGGTTTCTGGTGAGCAGCAGCGGCACCCGCCACCGGCTACCACGCGAGCTGATCTTCGTGGGACGTGATGAATGTGAGCTCATGTTGCAG TCACGCAGCGTGGACAAGCAGCATGCCGTCATCAACTATGACCAGGACCGCGACGAGCACTGGGTGAAGGACCTGGGCAGCCTCAATGGG ACATTTGTGAATGATGTGCGCATCCCAGATCAGAAGTATGTCACGCTGAAGCTCAATGATGTAATCCGCTTTGGCTACGAT TCTAACATGTACGTGCTAGAGCGTGTGCAGCACCGTGTTCCTGAGGAGGCACTCAAG CATGAGAAGTACACCAGCCAGCTGCAGGTGAGCGTCAAGGGCCCAGCACCCAAGAAAGGCGAGGCACTGCCCGAGCACACACCCTACTGCGAGTCCTTGCATCCCAGGCCGGAGAAGGGGGACCGGAGACCTGGAGCAG AGGCAGTGGCCTACCGCACACCGCTCTATGGGCAGCCCTCCTGGTGGGGTGAGGACGACAGTGGCACGACACCTGAGGACCGGCGCCAGGAGGAACCCTGCCCAG AGCGTCCCAAGGAGGCGGCCCAGCGGGATGGAGAGCTGGATGGCTTCCGTGCGCCTGTGGAGCCCCAGGGCTACTCGCTCCGGCGGGAGCCCAGCTACTTCGAGATCCCCACGAAGGAGGCCCCGCAGCCCACACGGCCCCCAGAGACGCCTGTGCACGAGGTGCCCACGAAGGACGAGGAGGGGGGTGGGGGCGCGGCCCCTGTGGTGCAGAGCCACGCCTCCTTCACCATTGAGTTCGACGCCGGCAGCCCAGGCAAGCTGAAGATCAAGGATCACATCACCAAGTTCTCCCTGCGGCAGCGGAGGCCGCCCAGCAAGGAGCCCACGCCTGTGGAGGCCGTCTCGGCGGAGACCAAGGTGGCCGACTGGCTGGTGCAGAATGACCCCAGCCTACTGCGCCGGCCCGGCCCCGGGGATGACCGCCACAGCACCAAGAGTGACCTGCCCATCCACACCCGCACCCTGAAGG GCCACAAGCATGAGGACGGCACGCAGAGCGACTCCGAGGACCCCTTGGGGAAGGCGGCCACGGGGGCCGGGGCCCCAGCCGAGGGCTCCGGGGAGCAGGTGCGGCTGCAGAGGCAGATCAAGCGGGACCCGCAGGAACTGCTGCACAACCAGCAGGCCTTTGTCATCGAGTTCTTTGACGAGGACACGCCCCGCAAGAAGCGCTCTCAGTCCTTCACACACACGCCTGCCGGGGAGCCCAAGCCCGACAGGCGCCGAGGCCCGGGCACTGCCGACAGGGAGCGCCCGGGTGCTCCCACCCGCACGGCAGGCAGCGGCTCGGGACCACAGAGGGCCAGCTCACTCAAACGGGAGAAGACTGAGGAGCGGCTGGGCAGCACCTCGCCCGCCCCCCGGGCACCTGCCCGCCCCTTCGGCAGCGTGGGGCGCCGCTCCCGCCTGGCCCAGGACTTCATGGCCCAGTGTCTGCGGGAGAGCTCCCCATCCACCAGGCCTGGCCCCGAGAAGGTGCCCCCAGTGCTGCCTGGCCCCCTGACACCCCGAGGGGCCAGCCCCGTGGGACCCCCAACacccccaccacctcccacagACCCCCAGCTCACCAAGGCACgcagacaggaggaggaggacagcctCAGCGATGCGGGCACCTACACCATCGAGACAGAGGCCCAggacagggaggtggaggaggcccGCAAAATGATTGACCAG GTATTTGGGGTATTCGAGTCTCCCGAACTCTCCAGGGTGTCAGCGGCCACCTTTCGCCCAGTCATCAAAGGGGACAGAGAGGAGTCCAGTGATGAGGGTGTGGCCCAGCGCATGGCATTGCTGCAGGAGTTTGCCTCCCGGCCACCAGGCTTGGCACCCCAG GGCCTCCTGGTTCCGGGCTCCCCTGGGGCTCAGAAGTGGGTGTCTCGCTGGGCCAGCCTGGCCGACAGCTACTCAGACCCAGGTCTGCCAG ACGACGGCCCTGGGCCCAGGGCTGGAGAAGCCGAGGGGTCCCTGCCTGCACGCACGCGGCGACTGCTCCCACGGCTACCAGGCGACAGGGTTGCCAGTCCTGCAGGTCACGAGGCTGCCAGAAGGAGTGGGCCCGGGCCACCTGACCTGGGCAGAGAGCCGGCCAGCTACCCCGTGGGACAGGAGGACCTGGAGCCCGACAGCCTGAGTGATGCCAGTGGGTCGGACGGGGTCCCAGAGCCAGGCGCGGAGCAGCTGGAGGGGAGGCGCAGAGGCCCCCGGGAGGGGCCAGCTGGGGCGCGGCGCTCACCCAGGACTCCTGGGGAGCCGGCCCCCACATCTTTCTTCATTGGAGGCCAGAGCAGGGAGGCCACTTCCTCCCAGAAGCCGCATGTGGCTCCTGGGGAGGTGCAGGGCCCTGGTCGGGCAGCCCAGACCAGCCCCCCAGCCAGCGATGGTCTCTATGTCAGTACCAGCGGGAGGATGGTCATCCAGCTGCGCACTGGGCCGTCCCCAGAGCCCCACAGCCCCTGCCTGCCCCCTCCCAAGGAAGCCGTGGCCTTTGTGCGGCAGGAAAGCTTCACCAAGGAGCCGGCCAGCAGCTGCCCTGCACCTGGCAAGCTCCCGCACATCTCCAGTCACCCCCTCCTGCAGGACCTGGCTGCagcccgggcctcacgcatggaCTGCCACTCGCAGGACACCCACCTGATCTTGAAGGAGACCGAGTCAGCCCTGGCAGCCCTGGAGGCACGATTGCTCTCCAAGTCtgcagaggaagagggggagggggacagcacccccaggcccccagaggaCTCCTTGTCTGGGGACTCAGATGTGGACACAGCCAGCACCGTCAGCCTGCTCAGTGGCAAGAATGGACCCAGTCCAACAACCCCCCAGCCCCGAGGGCGACAGGAGAAGCTGCCTTCCCCCCCAGCAGTGCCAGACCCTGGGGGTGCCACCCAGAGCAGCACCCGGGAACAGCTGTCCGAGAAGCAGCAGCACTCACCAGGCCCAGCAGACCTGGGCTGCGGGGAGCCCCCAAGACGCCTGGCTGCACGGCGGGGCCATGGGCCCCGAGGTTCCCTGGATTGGCCTGATGATGAGCGGGGCTCTggcctcacccacccacccagctcAGACTTGGTCATCTCCAACCATGAGACCCCAGAGGCCACCGGGGCAGGTCGGGCAGGACCTCGTCGGAAGCCAGTGGCCCCCCCGCCATCGCCCGCTGCTCGGGAAGAGCAGAACCGCAGCTCCACCAGTGCCCAGAAGGTACATCAGGCACTGACCCGCTCCAACAGCCTGTCCACCCCCCGGCCCACTCGGGCCTCCCGCCTGAGACGAGCCCGACTGGGGGACACCTCAGACACCGAGGCCATGGACAGTGAACGGGGGGCCCCGGCCAATCCCGAGCTGGCCAGCCGGCCAGCTCCTGAGCAGACCAAGAAGCTGTCGCGCTTGGACATCCTGGCCATGCCCCGGAAGCGGGCAGGCTCCTTCACCGGGCCCAGCGACTCTGAGACAGCCCCGGCCCGCGCAGGCTTTTCCGGCCGCAGTGCCGAGCTGTACTCCACCAGCCGCAAGCCCACCATGGCCGAAGCCCGCGCCGCTGCCAGGAAGGCCGCCGCCACTGCCACCGCCACCCCTGCGGGCTCCCGTCAGCCCTTCAGCCGGGCTCGCCCAGGCAGCGCCAGATACTCTTCCA ACGCGCGTCGCCGGCAGCAGGGCTCAGACTACACGTCCACCTCCGAGGAGGAGTACGGCTCCCACCACGGCTCCCCCAGACACTCGCGCTCCCACGCCTCAACAGCCACGCAGACCCCCCGGGCCAGCGGTGCTGGCCGTGCTCGCCCCCGGGCCCCCGGCCTCCGGGACACTGATGACGAGGAGGAGCCTGACCCCTATGGTTTCATCGTGCAGACAGCAGAGATCGCGGAGATAGCCAG GCTAAGCCAGACTCTGGTGAAGGACGTGGCTATTTTGGCCCAGGAGATCCATGACGTAGCTGGAGACGGTGACTCGCTGGGCTCACCAGGGCCCACCCGCAGTCCTTCTCTTGGGAATGTGCCCAGCACCCCCGCCTCAACCATCTCCGCCCGGGAGGAG CTGGTGCAGCGCATCccagaggccagcctcaacttCCAGAAGGTGCCACCTGGCTCCATGAACTCTCGGGACTTCGACCAGAACATGAACGACAACCGAGAGGGTGCCCTGGCCAACAAGACGCGGCCTCGGAGCCGCGAGGAG GTGATCTTCGATAACCTGATGCTGAATCCTGTGTCCCAGCTGTCACATGCCATCCGTGAGAACACGGAGCATCTTGCTGAGAAGATGAA GATCCTGTTCCAGAACACGGGCCGGGCATGGGAGGACCTGGAGGCCAGGATCAACGCCGAGAATGAGGTGCCCATCTTGAAGACGTCAAACAAG GAGATCAGCTCCATCCTGAAGGAACTGCGGAGAGTGCAGAAGCAGCTGGAAG TCATCAATGCCATCGTGGACCCCAGTGGGAACCTGGACCTGCTCACGGGAAACAGAATTTGCACAAGCTCGGGGCAGCCCGGGCTCGGGAAGGGCTGGACAGCAGCCCAGAGCCCGTCCACGCCCACCTCAGTGGAGACCTTGTTGCCAGCCCTGCCCCTAAGGAGCTTCCCACAGCGGGCCAACTGTGGGCCCCCCGGCCTCCCGGAGCCTGCCTTCCTCCCCGATGCAGAGAGGTTCCTGATCTAG